The DNA window GTCCTCGCGGCGCCGCGAGGACCGCGCCGACTTCAACCCGGACTTCGTCTTCCAGTCCCGCGGACGGCTCACCCCGGACGGCTACACGGTGGAGGTACGGATCCCGCTGAAGAGCCTGAAGTTCGCCGCCGGGCCGACGCAGCGGTGGGGGATCAACGTGATCCGCAGCATCGCCGCCACCGGGGCGGAGGAGGCGTGGGCCCCCCTGTCGCGCGGAAACCCCTCGCGCCTGGCGCAGAGCGGCACCCTGGAGGGGATCCAGGGCCTGCGCCCCGGGCGACTCCTGGAGGCGAACCCCACCGCCACCGCCCGGCGTCTGGGCGCCCGGGGCGAGGACGGCTTCGCGCGCGGAGCGCCGGAGCCCGACTTCGGGGTGAACCTCAAGTACGGGCTCACCAGCAACCTGACGCTGGACGCCACCGTGAACCCCGACTTCTCGCAGATCGAGGCGGACGCGGGGCAGATCACCGTCAACGAGCGCTTCGCCGTGTCGGTCCCGGAGAAGCGCCCCTTCTTCCTGGAGGGGGTGGACGTCTTCGCGACGCCGGAGCCGCTGGTCCACACCCGGACCATCGTGGATCCCAGCGCGGGCGCGAAGCTCACGGGGAAGGTGGGCGCCTTCGGGGTGGGGTACCTGGGCGCGGTGGACGAGAGCCCGCTCGCCGCGCCGGGCGCCTACGTGCCGCGCGGCGCGCGGGCGCTCTTCAACGTGGCCCGGGTGCAGCGCGACGTGGGCTCCGGGTCGTCCGTGGGGGCGCTGCTGACCAGCCGCGAGACCGGGGAGACGTTCAACCGCGTGGCGGGGCTCGACGCGCGGGTCCGCTTCGGCGGGATCTACACCTGGCAGCTCCAGGGGGCGGGGAGCTGGACGCGCGCGTGGCGTCCCGACCCCGCCGGGCACGACAGCGTGGGGGCGGAGGGGAGCCGGATCGCGGTGGGGACGCAGGACCAGGTGGGGCACCTCCTCGCCACCTCGGTGGACCGTACGGGGCGCCGCTGGGGCTTCCGCCTGCAGGCGCGCGACCTCCCGGAGGAGTTCCGCTCCGGGGCGGGGTTCATCCGCAGGACGGGGCTGACCGACCTGTCCGCCGTCACGCGGCTCAGCTCGTTCGGCGGGGCGGGGGCGCTGCTGGAGAACCGGACCGTCTGGATCTCGGGGAACCGGATCTACCGCGGCCGGAGCTTCTGGGGCGGGGATGCGGCGGAGGAGGGCTCCGGCTCGGTGCGGACCAGCCTGTCGCTGCGCGGCAACCACCGGATCGACGCGAGCTACTCCAACCGCTTCTTCGTGCTGGATCCGGCCCCCTACGCCGTGTACTCGCTCCCCGGGG is part of the Longimicrobiaceae bacterium genome and encodes:
- a CDS encoding DUF5916 domain-containing protein is translated as SSRRREDRADFNPDFVFQSRGRLTPDGYTVEVRIPLKSLKFAAGPTQRWGINVIRSIAATGAEEAWAPLSRGNPSRLAQSGTLEGIQGLRPGRLLEANPTATARRLGARGEDGFARGAPEPDFGVNLKYGLTSNLTLDATVNPDFSQIEADAGQITVNERFAVSVPEKRPFFLEGVDVFATPEPLVHTRTIVDPSAGAKLTGKVGAFGVGYLGAVDESPLAAPGAYVPRGARALFNVARVQRDVGSGSSVGALLTSRETGETFNRVAGLDARVRFGGIYTWQLQGAGSWTRAWRPDPAGHDSVGAEGSRIAVGTQDQVGHLLATSVDRTGRRWGFRLQARDLPEEFRSGAGFIRRTGLTDLSAVTRLSSFGGAGALLENRTVWISGNRIYRGRSFWGGDAAEEGSGSVRTSLSLRGNHRIDASYSNRFFVLDPAPYAVYSLPGADGATVRGDALVGPVRELDGMHGASLGASSSYFRRVSAGASVEWQQTPIFAEGTPGRQWSMTGEVALRPTDALRVDASLRRTRITRERDGSLYSVAMLPRIKAEYQLSRAVSFRAVGQYAVEEVDVLRSPGGSPYLRGGAPFRVRRGRRVAEDEAQLNPLQLNLLFSYQPSPGTVVFLGYGREMDDREAFRFGGMEPRTDGLFLKVSYLFRR